The Acidobacteriota bacterium genome contains the following window.
GCGCAGGGACCTGGCGTTTCTGCGGAACCTCCCCGCCCTTGCGGACCATACCGGCGGGTTCGAAGCGCTGCAGGATTCCGCGTACGACCACCTCCTGGCCGCCCTGTTCACCCGGGAACCCCTGTATCCACTGACGGCCAAGCGCTTCGAAGAAGACATGGAGACCGCGCGGGGGCTGTTGAAGAAACTCCCCCGGTGGTTTCGGCAACAGATAGAAGCGCTGGAAAGGGTGGTCGGGGGGAAACTCGGAAAGGACGGCGCCTACCCCGGGATACAAGACGATCTCGACCGGCTGTTTCCACCCGATTTCCTGCGGAAAACACCCGCCGTCGAATTGCCCAACCTGGTCCGGTACCTCGAGGCGGTGGAAATACGTTCCCGCCGGGCCCGGGAGGACCGTTCGAAGGATCTGAAGAAGGCGGAGCGGATCAAGCCCTTCGACGAAGCGCTCAGGTCACTGAATACCCGGGACGACGTGGATACCGCCCTGTTGGATGAATTCAGATGGATGCTTGAGGAATACCGCGTGTCGGTGTTCGCCCAGGAGCTGGGAACCGCGCGGACTGTCTCGCCGAAGAGACTGGAGGAACTGTTGGCCCGGATCGACGCGGGCTTCCGCGAACCGGAAGCGTCATGAAACGTATCGCGTCGGATCCTCGATACCGGCTACTTCGAACCCGTTTCGCCGCAGGATGCAGGCGTCGCATCCGCCGCAGGCCGACCCGTCGTCCGCCGGGTCGTAGCAACTGGTCGTGAGGGCGTAGTCCACCCCGAGCCGGACCCCTGTACGCAGGATATCGGCCTTGGACATTTCGATGAGCGGTGCGTGGATGTGGAACCTGCCCTCGCCGGTCACCCCCGCGCGCGTGGCCAGGTTGGCCAGGTGCTCGTAGGCCGCGATATACTCGGGCCGGCAATCGGGATAACCGCTGTAATCGATGGCGTTGGCGCCGATGTACAGGTCGAATGCACCGAGCACTTCGGCCCAGCCCAGCGCGAAGGAAAGGAAAATAGTGTTACGGGCCGGGACGTAGGTGGACGGAATCTGCCCGGCCATGGTCTCCGGATCCTGGTCCCTGGGCACGGGGATGTCGTCCGTCAGCGCCGACCCGCCGATGGCCC
Protein-coding sequences here:
- a CDS encoding 7-cyano-7-deazaguanine synthase, producing AIGGSALTDDIPVPRDQDPETMAGQIPSTYVPARNTIFLSFALGWAEVLGAFDLYIGANAIDYSGYPDCRPEYIAAYEHLANLATRAGVTGEGRFHIHAPLIEMSKADILRTGVRLGVDYALTTSCYDPADDGSACGGCDACILRRNGFEVAGIEDPTRYVS